A genome region from Dolichospermum compactum NIES-806 includes the following:
- the topA gene encoding type I DNA topoisomerase — protein MSTLVIVESPTKARTIRNYLPNDYVVEASMGHVRDLPQSASEIPAAVKGEKWAQLGVNVEADFEPIYVVPKDKKKIVTQLKEALKGVTELILATDEDREGESISWHLYQLLKPKVPTKRMVFHEITKEAIQKALKDCRNIDEQVVRAQETRRILDRLVGYTLSPLLWKKIAWGLSAGRVQSVAVRLLVIKERQRRAFHEGRYWDLKASLEQEESPFSAVLVTLGGTKVATGSDFDSTTGRITAGRNVILLNEEQAESLKARLEGKIWTVTDMEERPVTRKPAPPFTTSTLQQESNRKLRLSARDTMRVAQNLYEQGYITYMRTDSVHLSDQAITAARACVEQKYGKQYLSPQPRQYTTKSKGAQEAHEAIRPAGSSFRTPQETGLAGREFALYDLIWKRTVASQMADSRQTQVTVQIQVEDAGFRSSGKRIDFPGYLRAYVEGSDDPEAALEDQEVILPALKVGDHPQCHELAAVDHETQPPARYTEATLVKTLESEGIGRPSTYASIIGTIIDKDYAQLVNNALIPTFTAFAVTDLLEKHFPDIVDPSFTSKMEQTLDEISTGEAQWLPYLKKFYLGEQGLETLVRERETEIDASKARTVELENLDAKVRIGKYGPYIEVTNGEEVITASIPKNLTPADLDPKQVDILLKQKIVGPDQVGRHPETGEPIYIKIGSYGPYVQLGDKTEENPKPKQASFPKGVTPETLTLDMAVGLLSLPRALGTHPETGGKVQTSLGRFGPYVVHDQGKEGKDYRSLKSTDNVLTISLARALELLAEPKKGRAAAKSKSKEALRELGTHPKDDAPVNIYDGPYGPYIKHGKTNASIPEGESVENITLSTAIELLSAKASTKSTRKTTKSTTKSTTTKSTKTRAKKTDAAS, from the coding sequence AAAGCGCGTACCATTCGCAACTACCTACCAAACGACTATGTGGTAGAAGCCTCAATGGGTCATGTCCGTGACCTTCCCCAGTCGGCTAGTGAAATTCCCGCAGCCGTCAAAGGGGAAAAATGGGCGCAGCTTGGAGTCAATGTAGAAGCCGACTTTGAACCGATTTATGTCGTTCCCAAAGACAAAAAGAAAATTGTCACTCAGCTTAAAGAAGCCCTCAAAGGTGTAACTGAACTGATTTTGGCCACAGACGAAGACCGGGAAGGGGAAAGCATTAGTTGGCATTTATACCAATTGCTTAAGCCGAAAGTGCCAACAAAGCGGATGGTATTCCATGAAATTACCAAAGAAGCCATTCAAAAAGCTTTGAAAGACTGCCGCAATATTGATGAGCAGGTAGTTCGCGCTCAAGAAACCCGAAGAATTTTAGACCGATTAGTAGGATATACCCTATCGCCGCTACTGTGGAAAAAAATTGCCTGGGGGTTATCCGCTGGACGAGTGCAATCTGTAGCAGTGCGCCTATTAGTGATTAAAGAACGCCAACGTCGGGCTTTCCATGAAGGAAGATACTGGGATTTAAAAGCCAGTTTAGAACAAGAAGAAAGTCCATTTAGCGCAGTCCTAGTGACTCTTGGCGGTACGAAAGTTGCCACAGGCAGCGATTTTGACTCGACAACGGGCAGAATTACCGCTGGTCGCAATGTCATTTTACTTAATGAAGAGCAAGCGGAATCTCTAAAAGCTCGTCTAGAAGGGAAAATCTGGACAGTGACGGATATGGAAGAACGTCCTGTCACTCGCAAACCAGCACCACCGTTCACAACTTCCACACTGCAACAAGAATCTAACCGTAAGTTGCGTTTATCGGCACGGGATACAATGCGGGTGGCACAGAATTTGTATGAGCAAGGGTATATTACCTATATGCGGACAGATTCGGTACATTTATCCGACCAAGCGATTACCGCCGCCCGTGCTTGTGTAGAACAAAAATACGGGAAACAATATCTGAGTCCCCAACCTCGACAATACACCACCAAATCTAAAGGCGCACAAGAAGCTCACGAAGCCATTCGTCCCGCTGGTAGCAGTTTCCGCACACCTCAAGAAACCGGGTTGGCTGGACGGGAATTTGCTCTTTATGATTTGATTTGGAAGCGTACCGTCGCCTCACAAATGGCCGACTCTCGGCAAACTCAAGTTACTGTGCAAATCCAAGTGGAAGACGCTGGTTTTCGTTCCTCTGGGAAGCGGATAGATTTTCCTGGCTACCTCCGCGCTTATGTGGAAGGTTCGGATGATCCTGAAGCCGCTTTAGAAGATCAAGAAGTTATTTTACCTGCGCTGAAAGTTGGTGATCATCCTCAATGTCATGAACTGGCGGCGGTAGACCATGAAACCCAACCTCCTGCCCGTTATACTGAAGCAACTTTGGTGAAAACCTTAGAAAGTGAAGGCATTGGTCGTCCTAGTACCTATGCCAGCATTATTGGCACAATCATTGATAAAGATTATGCCCAATTGGTGAATAATGCCCTAATTCCTACTTTCACGGCTTTTGCTGTCACTGATTTACTGGAAAAACATTTTCCAGATATTGTTGACCCTAGTTTTACTTCCAAAATGGAGCAAACCTTGGATGAAATTTCTACAGGTGAGGCTCAATGGCTTCCCTATTTAAAGAAATTTTATCTTGGTGAACAAGGTTTAGAAACTTTGGTCAGGGAACGGGAAACCGAAATTGATGCCAGTAAAGCTAGAACTGTAGAATTAGAAAATTTAGATGCTAAAGTCCGTATTGGTAAATATGGTCCTTACATTGAAGTTACCAATGGCGAGGAAGTAATTACTGCTTCTATTCCTAAAAACCTGACTCCGGCTGATCTTGACCCGAAACAGGTGGACATTCTCCTCAAACAAAAAATTGTGGGGCCTGACCAAGTTGGTCGTCACCCAGAAACCGGAGAACCTATTTATATCAAGATTGGTAGTTATGGACCTTATGTGCAGCTAGGCGATAAGACCGAGGAAAATCCTAAACCTAAACAAGCTTCTTTCCCCAAGGGTGTGACACCAGAAACACTCACTTTGGATATGGCTGTTGGTTTGTTATCTCTTCCCCGCGCTTTGGGAACTCACCCGGAAACTGGTGGCAAAGTCCAAACTAGTTTAGGAAGATTTGGCCCCTATGTTGTCCATGATCAAGGAAAAGAGGGAAAAGATTATCGTTCTCTCAAATCTACTGATAATGTCTTGACAATTTCTTTAGCTCGTGCTTTAGAATTATTGGCAGAGCCAAAAAAGGGTCGGGCTGCTGCTAAGAGTAAGTCAAAAGAAGCTTTACGGGAGTTGGGTACACATCCAAAAGATGATGCACCAGTTAATATCTATGATGGTCCTTATGGGCCTTACATTAAACATGGGAAAACTAATGCCAGTATTCCTGAAGGTGAATCGGTGGAAAATATAACTTTGTCTACAGCTATTGAATTACTTTCAGCTAAAGCATCTACAAAATCTACACGGAAAACCACTAAATCTACTACTAAGTCAACTACTACTAAATCAACAAAGACGAGAGCGAAAAAGACAGACGCGGCAAGTTAG
- the aroQ gene encoding type II 3-dehydroquinate dehydratase, which translates to MPALSILVLHGPNLNLLGLREPGIYGSLSLPEINRLLESKAMELQAEILPMQSNHEGVLIDAIHGALGKHQGIVINAGAYTHTSVALRDAIAAVNLPTVEVHLSNIYRREDFRHHSYIAPVVIGQISGFGAQSYLLGLEALVYYLRQ; encoded by the coding sequence TTGCCAGCTTTAAGTATTCTTGTGCTGCATGGGCCAAACCTAAATTTGCTGGGACTTAGAGAACCGGGAATTTATGGTTCGTTAAGTCTACCAGAAATTAATCGCTTGTTAGAGTCTAAAGCAATGGAACTGCAAGCAGAAATATTGCCTATGCAGTCAAATCATGAAGGGGTTTTAATAGATGCTATTCACGGGGCATTAGGAAAGCATCAGGGGATTGTGATTAATGCTGGGGCTTACACTCATACTAGTGTAGCTTTGAGAGATGCGATCGCTGCTGTTAATTTACCTACGGTGGAAGTACATCTGAGTAATATTTATCGTCGGGAAGATTTCCGTCATCATTCTTATATCGCACCAGTGGTAATTGGCCAAATCAGTGGCTTTGGCGCTCAAAGCTATTTGTTAGGTCTGGAAGCACTGGTGTATTATTTAAGGCAGTAA
- a CDS encoding ADP-ribosylglycohydrolase family protein — protein sequence MRYSLVNRVRGTFLGAFLGESLSNPDCFNLGRIAVLGTESLISLGKLDVEDWLKRQEAADIKLEKNINSWGQMILATLPMVMFFHENPVKMRENILEVQKIWKWQDEPIVRDASLIIGYAIAQSLNEKLNPRTLISETVSFLDKTSTSLPQQLIKVNDLLKKGAGLETASRELSSPEQLTSNIGLAVYCFLSTLEDFSLTILRANQNHDFASPDVTGAIAGGLSGGYNSTVGIPVNWQISSSVTNSPTWGLENFAQMLKLADTMMAVWSGVYDFSDDFGESVETRYTVFAAPLIIRRR from the coding sequence ATGCGTTATTCTCTGGTTAATCGGGTTAGGGGGACTTTTCTAGGAGCATTTTTAGGAGAGAGTTTATCTAACCCGGATTGTTTCAATCTGGGTAGGATTGCGGTTTTGGGGACGGAAAGTTTAATCAGTTTGGGTAAGTTGGATGTAGAAGACTGGTTAAAGCGTCAAGAAGCGGCAGATATTAAATTAGAAAAAAATATTAATTCTTGGGGACAAATGATTCTCGCTACATTGCCGATGGTGATGTTTTTTCATGAAAATCCTGTGAAAATGCGAGAAAATATTTTAGAGGTGCAAAAAATATGGAAGTGGCAAGATGAGCCGATTGTGAGAGATGCTAGTTTAATCATAGGATATGCGATCGCTCAATCCCTGAATGAAAAACTTAATCCCCGCACATTAATTTCCGAAACAGTGAGTTTTTTAGATAAAACATCAACTTCCTTACCACAACAACTAATAAAAGTCAATGATTTATTAAAAAAGGGTGCAGGACTAGAAACAGCTAGTAGGGAATTAAGTAGTCCAGAACAATTAACTAGTAATATTGGTTTAGCTGTTTACTGCTTTCTGAGTACCCTAGAAGACTTTTCTCTAACTATATTAAGAGCTAATCAAAATCACGATTTTGCCAGTCCAGATGTTACAGGTGCAATTGCTGGAGGATTATCAGGTGGATATAACAGTACGGTTGGTATACCTGTAAATTGGCAAATTTCCTCCTCCGTCACCAATTCCCCTACATGGGGGCTGGAGAATTTTGCCCAGATGTTAAAATTAGCCGATACAATGATGGCGGTGTGGTCTGGAGTTTATGATTTTAGTGATGATTTTGGCGAAAGTGTAGAGACACGGTATACTGTTTTTGCGGCTCCGCTTATTATCCGTAGACGTTAA
- a CDS encoding HD family phosphohydrolase — translation MKTQQFLQSLSQQLKQWQRQYKLLFRQGECQRKLHRNFFKNLFLYLSANSHQGKQGKRGQTQTSTAKLVRKTGGVDKVIFRWVHQKRSSIILVLAILSLTSVVGHDLYNQPRMKVDNIALQTFIAPYTDNIENREETEQKRKDAMDRSVPVLMIDNQINDKINEHLEEILDTGNQLRGIVGIFPFSATSVLSISTQRYLRNFPESEWHKLKVTLENNRKQNLSKENSKFLLIPQNSINSKKSSNSSSVSVVSLPSYGNHSDEASFIQALSELEAYQFTALEPDFSELIIQISQIRQGYNQAIDKLSQLENKQIQKIYTKSVILDLTDNDWLKMQTGIRQIAGRILAQGISAGLPKPILNNAVSLQVELSVPIEAESLTKNILLAVLQPNIKQDEAQTKQQGQLVANKIPSVMMQIRKGEVIVSKGEKITIGKFQILEHYRMIGRQVNWLGLTVVAMVVTGGIQVFVWLERKSHNYLRQRDRLLVLLLTLSVPGVLAISLPYTTWSAIGLLLGSFYGPTVGMTVVGLLSLILPITTDTNILVLLAGAGGGMLSSYIAHRLRSREELALLGVVTALTQGGVFLLLKILTGGVFGSGWYIFQAAGLFAVSGLSWSVVALGLSPYLETLFDVITPIRLAELANPNRPLLKRLATEAPGTFQHTLLVATLAEAAAKELGCNVELVRAGTLYHDIGKMHDPLGFIENQIGSPNKHETEIKDPWKSAELIKKHVTEGLVMAKKHSLPTAIQAFIPEHQGTMAIAYFYHQAQQIAQENPSIIVDKADFCYDGPIPQSRETGIVMLADSCEAALRSLKDATPEKALNMLNNILKAKWQDEQLIDSGLTREEMPKISQIFVDVWQQFHHKRIAYPKAKAGNS, via the coding sequence ATGAAAACTCAGCAATTTTTGCAGTCATTGAGTCAGCAATTAAAGCAATGGCAACGACAGTATAAACTTCTATTCCGTCAAGGAGAGTGCCAACGGAAACTGCATAGGAATTTTTTCAAAAATCTATTTCTATATTTATCAGCAAATAGTCACCAAGGAAAACAAGGTAAACGGGGACAAACACAAACATCAACTGCTAAATTGGTGAGAAAAACTGGTGGTGTTGATAAAGTTATTTTCAGATGGGTACATCAAAAACGCTCCTCAATAATTTTGGTGTTGGCAATATTATCATTGACAAGTGTGGTGGGTCATGATTTATATAATCAGCCAAGAATGAAAGTTGATAATATTGCCTTGCAAACATTTATTGCTCCCTACACGGATAATATTGAAAATCGAGAAGAGACGGAACAGAAACGTAAAGATGCTATGGATAGGTCTGTGCCAGTTTTGATGATTGATAACCAGATCAATGATAAAATTAATGAGCATTTAGAAGAAATTTTAGATACAGGTAATCAACTACGAGGGATAGTTGGTATTTTTCCGTTTTCTGCTACTTCTGTTTTATCAATTTCTACTCAACGTTATTTAAGGAATTTTCCTGAATCAGAATGGCACAAGCTGAAAGTAACTTTAGAAAATAATAGAAAGCAAAATTTAAGCAAAGAAAATTCCAAATTTTTGTTAATACCACAAAATTCAATAAATAGCAAAAAGTCGTCTAATTCATCAAGTGTTTCGGTAGTATCGTTGCCTAGTTATGGAAATCATAGTGATGAAGCGTCGTTTATTCAAGCGTTGTCAGAACTAGAGGCTTATCAATTTACTGCTTTAGAACCTGATTTTTCAGAACTAATTATTCAAATATCACAAATTAGGCAAGGATATAATCAAGCCATTGATAAATTATCACAGCTAGAAAACAAACAGATTCAAAAAATTTATACAAAATCTGTGATTTTAGATTTAACTGATAATGATTGGTTAAAAATGCAAACTGGAATTCGTCAAATTGCCGGGCGAATTCTTGCTCAAGGTATATCAGCTGGATTACCCAAACCTATTTTGAATAATGCAGTTAGTTTACAAGTAGAATTATCTGTACCTATTGAAGCTGAATCATTAACAAAAAATATATTGTTGGCGGTATTACAACCAAATATTAAACAAGATGAAGCCCAAACTAAACAACAAGGTCAACTGGTAGCTAATAAAATACCGTCTGTGATGATGCAGATCAGAAAAGGAGAGGTAATTGTTAGTAAAGGAGAAAAAATTACAATTGGTAAATTTCAGATATTAGAACATTATCGCATGATTGGCCGCCAGGTGAATTGGCTGGGTTTAACAGTTGTAGCCATGGTTGTGACTGGAGGAATTCAGGTTTTTGTGTGGTTGGAAAGAAAAAGTCATAATTATTTACGACAACGCGATCGCCTATTAGTTCTCCTGCTGACTCTGAGTGTTCCTGGAGTATTGGCAATCAGTTTGCCCTATACTACTTGGAGTGCCATTGGTTTATTATTAGGCAGTTTTTATGGTCCAACTGTAGGGATGACGGTGGTGGGATTATTGTCGCTGATACTACCAATTACCACAGATACAAATATTCTAGTATTGTTGGCTGGGGCTGGGGGGGGGATGTTAAGTAGTTATATAGCCCATAGATTGCGATCGCGTGAAGAATTAGCATTATTAGGTGTTGTCACTGCTCTCACCCAAGGTGGTGTATTCTTATTATTAAAAATCCTCACCGGTGGGGTTTTTGGTTCGGGTTGGTATATCTTCCAAGCAGCTGGTTTATTTGCTGTATCTGGCTTGTCTTGGAGTGTGGTGGCTTTGGGTTTAAGTCCTTATCTGGAGACACTATTTGATGTGATTACTCCTATCCGTTTGGCGGAATTAGCTAACCCCAACCGCCCATTATTAAAGCGTCTGGCGACAGAAGCCCCCGGAACTTTTCAACATACTTTATTAGTGGCTACTTTGGCTGAAGCAGCGGCTAAAGAATTGGGTTGTAATGTAGAATTAGTGAGGGCGGGAACTTTGTATCATGATATTGGTAAAATGCACGATCCTTTGGGATTTATTGAAAACCAAATCGGCAGTCCTAATAAACATGAAACAGAAATTAAAGATCCTTGGAAAAGTGCCGAGTTAATTAAAAAGCACGTGACAGAAGGGTTAGTCATGGCGAAAAAACACAGTTTACCAACGGCAATTCAGGCTTTTATTCCCGAACATCAAGGCACAATGGCGATCGCCTATTTCTATCACCAAGCCCAACAAATAGCCCAAGAAAACCCATCTATCATCGTAGATAAAGCCGATTTTTGTTATGATGGACCCATCCCTCAATCACGGGAAACAGGCATTGTCATGTTGGCAGATTCTTGTGAAGCCGCATTACGCAGTCTCAAAGATGCAACTCCAGAAAAAGCATTAAATATGCTAAATAATATTCTCAAAGCCAAATGGCAAGATGAACAATTAATAGATTCGGGCTTGACGAGAGAAGAAATGCCAAAAATTTCCCAAATATTTGTGGATGTTTGGCAACAATTTCATCACAAACGGATTGCTTACCCGAAAGCAAAAGCTGGTAATTCATAA
- a CDS encoding vWA domain-containing protein, which translates to MMSDRDYTLIIDKSGSMSTPDQAGGRTRWQIAQESTIALARKCEEFDPDGITVYVFSGRFKRYDNVTSAKVAQIFQENDPAGTTNLGSVLQDALNNYFQRKAAGTTKPNGETILVITDGEPDDRKAVFEIIISATRQMEKDEELGISMIQVGSDPQATKFLKALDDQLQSVGAKFDICDTVTLDDLEDMSLADVLMNAITD; encoded by the coding sequence ATGATGAGCGATCGCGACTATACCTTAATTATTGACAAAAGTGGTAGTATGTCCACACCCGACCAAGCGGGCGGAAGAACTAGATGGCAGATAGCCCAAGAATCTACCATTGCTTTAGCCAGAAAGTGCGAAGAATTTGATCCAGACGGCATTACAGTTTACGTTTTTTCCGGCAGATTCAAACGTTATGACAACGTAACTTCTGCCAAAGTAGCCCAGATATTTCAGGAAAATGATCCAGCAGGGACAACCAACTTAGGAAGTGTACTTCAAGATGCCTTGAATAACTACTTTCAACGCAAAGCCGCTGGTACTACCAAACCTAATGGAGAAACCATTTTAGTCATTACTGATGGTGAACCAGATGATCGCAAAGCTGTATTTGAAATTATCATTAGTGCGACTCGACAAATGGAAAAAGATGAAGAATTAGGAATTTCCATGATTCAAGTTGGTTCAGATCCTCAAGCTACTAAATTTCTTAAAGCCTTAGATGATCAATTACAAAGTGTTGGTGCTAAATTCGATATTTGTGATACCGTAACTTTAGATGATTTAGAAGACATGAGTTTGGCTGACGTCTTAATGAATGCCATCACTGATTAA
- a CDS encoding vWA domain-containing protein, whose translation MLENRDYTLIIDKSGSMATPDQKGGRTRWVTAQESTLALASKCEQFDPDGITIYLFSGRFKRYENVTSAKVTQIFTENDPSGTTDLAGVLKHATDDYLQRKASGTTKPNGETILVVTDGEPDDRKAVMKVIIEASRRLDRDEELAISFIQVGNDPQATRFLKILDDELQSAGAKFDICDTITMDDMEDMSLSEVLLNAIND comes from the coding sequence ATGCTAGAAAACCGTGATTACACATTAATTATTGATAAAAGCGGTAGCATGGCTACCCCAGATCAAAAAGGTGGGAGAACTAGATGGGTAACAGCACAAGAATCAACTTTGGCCTTAGCCAGTAAATGTGAACAATTTGATCCAGATGGCATTACTATTTATTTGTTTTCTGGAAGATTTAAACGTTATGAAAATGTCACATCTGCCAAAGTAACACAAATTTTCACAGAAAATGATCCTTCAGGAACAACAGATTTAGCTGGTGTTTTGAAACACGCTACCGATGATTATCTACAACGCAAAGCCTCCGGGACAACTAAACCCAACGGCGAAACAATTTTAGTAGTTACTGACGGTGAACCAGATGATCGCAAAGCTGTCATGAAGGTAATTATTGAAGCTTCTCGTCGTTTGGATAGAGATGAAGAATTAGCTATTTCCTTTATCCAAGTTGGTAATGATCCTCAAGCTACCCGCTTTTTGAAAATTTTGGATGATGAACTACAAAGTGCAGGTGCTAAGTTTGATATTTGCGACACAATCACAATGGATGATATGGAAGATATGAGTTTATCAGAAGTTTTGCTTAATGCTATTAATGACTAG
- a CDS encoding salt stress protein, Slr1339 family: MDSIDKLLAELKTEYTEPKTTPPQNNLTPVKLISSTTKSDVLIDNLLSEVQADLAENKTEYVQSNPTKPQNRLSPIQFVHAPDSKSDVFINDLLADVQADILAKDAAEALQKQEELTQEKIRQEKLQVKQKEALQKSAKQWLAKLDPLSSEGMWFEKFAEGYPNKLAAAIDYLQSNS; this comes from the coding sequence ATGGATTCCATTGACAAGCTATTAGCTGAACTCAAAACTGAATATACAGAACCGAAAACTACACCACCACAAAATAATTTAACCCCAGTTAAGTTGATTTCATCAACTACAAAATCCGATGTATTGATAGATAATTTGTTATCAGAAGTCCAAGCTGATTTGGCGGAAAATAAAACTGAATATGTCCAATCTAACCCGACAAAACCACAGAATAGGTTATCTCCTATTCAATTTGTTCATGCACCTGATTCTAAGTCAGATGTATTTATCAACGACTTATTAGCAGATGTACAAGCTGATATTTTGGCAAAAGATGCGGCTGAAGCACTGCAAAAACAAGAAGAATTAACACAGGAGAAAATTCGTCAAGAAAAACTTCAAGTTAAACAGAAAGAAGCTTTACAAAAATCTGCTAAACAATGGTTAGCGAAATTAGATCCATTATCATCAGAAGGAATGTGGTTTGAAAAATTTGCTGAAGGTTATCCTAACAAATTAGCAGCCGCAATTGATTATTTACAAAGTAATTCCTAA